One window from the genome of Cucumis melo cultivar AY chromosome 10, USDA_Cmelo_AY_1.0, whole genome shotgun sequence encodes:
- the LOC103489491 gene encoding CSC1-like protein At3g54510 isoform X7, whose translation MRQRSDQFTLLVREIPLCIEHKAHGCNVEHFFSKYHPRTYHSYQILSDVKELDHLLKKAKSIMGKIEEGRKKFGFLNDKREPLLSYTSQQNAMKIALLEEKLRKYHDIIHNLQVQTAAKHKELPVAFVTFKSRLGAALASQSQHSLNPLMWITELAPEPRDVSWKNLAIPVRLLPIREFGVIVGAFLLTIFFAIPVTAVQGIAKFEKLKKWFPPAMAINMIPGLSSIVTGYLPSAILNGFIYVVPFAMLAMAKLAGCVSRSNEEIKACNMVFYFLVGNVFFLSLLSGSLLDELEEYLTHPRNFPSHLASAVSAQADFFATYILTSGLSGFSLEILQPGLLSWDLLKSCLCCSRKEKEAYLYSLPHARIIPFISLFLLIGMVYAVVAPLLLPFLIGYFCLGYVVYVNQIEDVYATTYDTFGLYWPHIHHYIIIGILLMQVTMIGLFGLKSKPAASISTIPLLLITLYFNEHCKSRFLPTFHCYPIQEAMENDELDEKSDELEVNYETAADAYCLPCLQPPDFLLASVSTSTQQLMRRLLVIGGIYSLLISPKSQFERNINEEINKVQGASKSCHKQV comes from the exons ATGAGACAACGGTCTGATCAGTTTACTCTTCTAGTTCGTGAAATTCCTTTATGCATTGAACACAAGGCTCATGGGTGTAATGTTGAGCACTTTTTCTCAAAGTATCATCCACGTACTTATCATTCTTACCAAATATTATCTGATGTAAAAGAGCTTGACCATTTGTTG AAGAAGGCGAAGTCTATCATGGGAAAGATTgaggaaggaagaaaaaagtTCGGTTTTCTGAATGATAAGAGAGAGCCCTTGCTCTCATATACATCTCAGCAAAATGCAATGAAGATAGCTCTCCTTGAGGAAAAGCTTCGGAAGTATCATGATATAATTCATAACTTGCAGGTCCAAACTGCAGCTAAGCACAAG GAGCTTCCTGTAGCCTTTGTTACATTCAAGTCTCGTTTGGGTGCTGCATTGGCTTCTCAGTCACAACACTCCTTAAATCCTCTTATGTGGATCACTGAGTTGGCTCCAGAACCAAGGGATGTATCATGGAAGAATTTGGCAATCCCTGTTAGACTTTTGCCCATTCGTGAATTTGGAGTTATTGTTGGGGCATTCCTTCTTACGATTTTCTTTGCAATCCCGGTCACTGCTGTTCAAGGAATAGCCAAATTTGAGAAATTAAAGAAGTGGTTTCCACCAGCCATGGCAATAAACATgat ACCAGGATTAAGCTCCATTGTGACGGGTTATCTTCCCAGTGCAATCCTAAATGGATTTATATATGTGGTCCCTTTCGCAATGCTTGCAATGGCCAAACTAGCCGGCTGTGTTTCAAGGAGTAACGAGGAGATAAAAGCTTGTAAcatggttttttattttttggtggGAAATGTGTTCTTTTTGAGTTTATTATCAGGATCCTTACTGGATGAACTTGAAGAATATCTTACACATCCTAGAAACTTCCCCAGTCATCTTGCAAGTGCTGTATCTGCCCAA GCTGATTTCTTTGCGACATATATATTGACAAGTGGCTTATCAGGATTTTCTTTAGAGATTCTTCAACCTGGTTTACTATCTTGGGATCTTCTAAAGTCATGTTTATGTTGCAgtagaaaggaaaaagaagctTATTTGTACTCTCTCCCACATGCTAGAATTATCCCTTTTATTTCTCTCTTCCTACTCATTGGCATGGTATATGCAGTTGTTGCACCATTGCTGCTTCCATTTCTCATTGGCTACTTCTGCTTGGGCTATGTTGTATATGTCAATCAG ATTGAAGACGTTTATGCAACCACTTATGACACATTTGGACTATATTGGCCTCACATTCATCACTATATAATAATAGGGATCCTTCTAATGCAAGTTACCATGATTGGCCTTTTTGGACTGAAGTCCAAGCCAGCAGCTTCCATTTCCACAATTCCACTACTTCTGATAACTTTATACTTCAATGAGCATTGTAAGAGTCGATTTCTTCCTACATTCCACTGCTATCCGATACAG GAGGCTATGGAAAATGATGAACTTGATGAAAAGAGCGATGAATTGGAAGTTAACTATGAAACAGCAGCCGATGCTTATTGCCTGCCCTGTCTGCAACCTCCGGACTTCTTACTGGCATCAGTGTCAACCTCCACACAGCAACTG ATGAGAAGGCTTTTAGTTATTGGTGGCATATATTCTTTATTAATCTCACCAAAGTCGCAGTTCGAAAGGAATATAAATGAAGAAATAAACAAG GTACAAGGGGCAAGTAAAAGCTGTCATAAACAAGTGTAA
- the LOC103489491 gene encoding CSC1-like protein At3g54510 isoform X4, whose translation MDSGSLFASAAINIGLALIVLSIFSILKKQPSNAAIYYARRLSLRHRISFEPFTFHRLLPSVAWIPRAFRVSEDEILSSGGLDALVTIRLFKLGITFSFVSSLIGLVVLLPVNYFSQDKSSGSYHSLDSLTISNIREGSDLLWVHFSYLCFISFYGIYLLHKEYKGILVKRIQQLKSMRQRSDQFTLLVREIPLCIEHKAHGCNVEHFFSKYHPRTYHSYQILSDVKELDHLLKKAKSIMGKIEEGRKKFGFLNDKREPLLSYTSQQNAMKIALLEEKLRKYHDIIHNLQVQTAAKHKELPVAFVTFKSRLGAALASQSQHSLNPLMWITELAPEPRDVSWKNLAIPVRLLPIREFGVIVGAFLLTIFFAIPVTAVQGIAKFEKLKKWFPPAMAINMIPGLSSIVTGYLPSAILNGFIYVVPFAMLAMAKLAGCVSRSNEEIKACNMVFYFLVGNVFFLSLLSGSLLDELEEYLTHPRNFPSHLASAVSAQADFFATYILTSGLSGFSLEILQPGLLSWDLLKSCLCCSRKEKEAYLYSLPHARIIPFISLFLLIGMVYAVVAPLLLPFLIGYFCLGYVVYVNQIEDVYATTYDTFGLYWPHIHHYIIIGILLMQVTMIGLFGLKSKPAASISTIPLLLITLYFNEHCKSRFLPTFHCYPIQEAMENDELDEKSDELEVNYETAADAYCLPCLQPPDFLLASVSTSTQQLVNST comes from the exons ATGGATTCCGGAAGTTTGTTCGCTTCTGCCGCCATTAACATAGGCTTGGCCTTAATAGTTCTCTCCATCTTCTCCATCCTCAAGAAGCAGCCATCAAATGCCGCTATTTATTACGCTCGCCGACTCTCTCTCCGCCACCGCATTTCATTTGAACCTTTCACTTTCCATCGACTTCTCCCTTCCGTCGCTTGGATTCCTCGGGCTTTTCGCGTCTCCGAAGATGAAATACTCTCTTCCGGTGGCCTTGATGCCCTCGTTACCATCAGACTCTTCAAGCTCGG CATTACTTTCTCTTTCGTGAGCTCTCTTATTGGGTTGGTCGTACTTCTCCCCGTAAATTACTTCAGCCAGGATAAGTCGTCCGGGAGCTACCATTCTCTGGATTCTTTGACAATATCCAATATCAGAGAAGGATCTGACTT GCTTTGGgtacatttttcatatttatgcTTCATATCATTTTATGGAATATACCTCTTGCATAAG GAGTATAAGGGGATATTGGTTAAGAGAATTCAACAACTTAAGAGCATGAGACAACGGTCTGATCAGTTTACTCTTCTAGTTCGTGAAATTCCTTTATGCATTGAACACAAGGCTCATGGGTGTAATGTTGAGCACTTTTTCTCAAAGTATCATCCACGTACTTATCATTCTTACCAAATATTATCTGATGTAAAAGAGCTTGACCATTTGTTG AAGAAGGCGAAGTCTATCATGGGAAAGATTgaggaaggaagaaaaaagtTCGGTTTTCTGAATGATAAGAGAGAGCCCTTGCTCTCATATACATCTCAGCAAAATGCAATGAAGATAGCTCTCCTTGAGGAAAAGCTTCGGAAGTATCATGATATAATTCATAACTTGCAGGTCCAAACTGCAGCTAAGCACAAG GAGCTTCCTGTAGCCTTTGTTACATTCAAGTCTCGTTTGGGTGCTGCATTGGCTTCTCAGTCACAACACTCCTTAAATCCTCTTATGTGGATCACTGAGTTGGCTCCAGAACCAAGGGATGTATCATGGAAGAATTTGGCAATCCCTGTTAGACTTTTGCCCATTCGTGAATTTGGAGTTATTGTTGGGGCATTCCTTCTTACGATTTTCTTTGCAATCCCGGTCACTGCTGTTCAAGGAATAGCCAAATTTGAGAAATTAAAGAAGTGGTTTCCACCAGCCATGGCAATAAACATgat ACCAGGATTAAGCTCCATTGTGACGGGTTATCTTCCCAGTGCAATCCTAAATGGATTTATATATGTGGTCCCTTTCGCAATGCTTGCAATGGCCAAACTAGCCGGCTGTGTTTCAAGGAGTAACGAGGAGATAAAAGCTTGTAAcatggttttttattttttggtggGAAATGTGTTCTTTTTGAGTTTATTATCAGGATCCTTACTGGATGAACTTGAAGAATATCTTACACATCCTAGAAACTTCCCCAGTCATCTTGCAAGTGCTGTATCTGCCCAA GCTGATTTCTTTGCGACATATATATTGACAAGTGGCTTATCAGGATTTTCTTTAGAGATTCTTCAACCTGGTTTACTATCTTGGGATCTTCTAAAGTCATGTTTATGTTGCAgtagaaaggaaaaagaagctTATTTGTACTCTCTCCCACATGCTAGAATTATCCCTTTTATTTCTCTCTTCCTACTCATTGGCATGGTATATGCAGTTGTTGCACCATTGCTGCTTCCATTTCTCATTGGCTACTTCTGCTTGGGCTATGTTGTATATGTCAATCAG ATTGAAGACGTTTATGCAACCACTTATGACACATTTGGACTATATTGGCCTCACATTCATCACTATATAATAATAGGGATCCTTCTAATGCAAGTTACCATGATTGGCCTTTTTGGACTGAAGTCCAAGCCAGCAGCTTCCATTTCCACAATTCCACTACTTCTGATAACTTTATACTTCAATGAGCATTGTAAGAGTCGATTTCTTCCTACATTCCACTGCTATCCGATACAG GAGGCTATGGAAAATGATGAACTTGATGAAAAGAGCGATGAATTGGAAGTTAACTATGAAACAGCAGCCGATGCTTATTGCCTGCCCTGTCTGCAACCTCCGGACTTCTTACTGGCATCAGTGTCAACCTCCACACAGCAACTGGTAAATTCAACTTGA